Proteins co-encoded in one Musa acuminata AAA Group cultivar baxijiao unplaced genomic scaffold, Cavendish_Baxijiao_AAA HiC_scaffold_1077, whole genome shotgun sequence genomic window:
- the LOC135666174 gene encoding uncharacterized protein LOC135666174, whose translation MSAAAIACSRGAATFGFRCWSLMRLPAAQVGYPRSNLSLLQRFTSDESNGSRACLIDTLALVKKLEKEGVPSKQAEAITKVLNEIARSLGSKPEIQRDQHYPMLQRETEENLRVDIEKMRSELRSGLH comes from the exons ATGTCTGCGGCGGCTATCGCCTGCAGTAGAGGCGCCGCCACGTTCGGGTTTCGTTGCTGGTCGCTGATGCGGCTGCCGGCGGCGCAAGTCGGGTACCCTCGGTCCAATTTATCGCTGCTGCAGCGCTTCACTTCGGACGAGAGCAACGGGAGTAGGGCTTGCCTTATCGACACGCTCGCTCTG GTCAAGAAGTTGGAGAAGGAAGGGGTCCCGTCGAAGCAAGCGGAGGCCATAACGAAGGTTTTGAACGAGATCGCCCGCTCCCTTGGGTCCAAGCCCGAGATACAGAGG GATCAACACTATCCAATGCTGCAACGAGAGACTGAAGAAAATCTTCGAGTTGATATCGAGAAAATGCGTAGTGAACTTAGGTCTGGTTTGCATTGA
- the LOC135666281 gene encoding uncharacterized protein LOC135666281 encodes MVQTIVPLVSRPSRPPGPQLLYQQGVPSQAPTPPREPPASPRVPLSQPREQAAICPEGHSEPEALSSNSAVSLRAQLRLVNQRLDNVQREIRAGPPGEPTEGPHQGSPFVPKILEHAIPPGFRLPPLDAYDGSVDPADHTAAFRAQMSLYGTSDALMSRAFPTTLRGPALAWYGGLKTATIASFDQLAKDFELHFIASARPKPSMAFLLGLTQKEDEPLSLYVNRFATRIRELPDAHPSLLMQAFVTGLRPSRLFWSLVERPPTSVPEMLQRANQFVEVEAWTGGKRQEHKRERPELAQGQLPPRRKLHQPDPPLLRPLPLPTSASRTEIFLQIRERGMLKTPYPMNNPRELADRSKYCRFHRQNGHDTEECRELSRQIYKLRREGRLDPHVQKGNIPPPCPDGPTERLINVITGGPASGGDSMSGRKAYARSARDEGPHGTPDPRVAFPPEDAERLEHDDALVITARIANAQVRRIMIDTGSSADILFHDAFQKLGLTKQALKPVRSDLTGFTGNSVSPLGSVTLPLTLGTPPKTKTVMSTFLIVDLSTAYNAILGRPSLNKSRALVSTYHQTVKFPTHAGTGEVWGSPRESRRCYLTAVSLHNRPKTEAPLDDPREMKRPNPHPEPSAPTYDVSLKKGRPDRTIKVGTDLPLDEREQLVGLLQENADVFAWSPSDVAGVDPKAAQHHLNISPDARPVKQRPRPQAPDRQQAIREEVERLLAAGFIEEVKYPQWLSNVVLVKKHNGSWRMCVDYTSLNQACPKDCYPLPRIDQLVDATAGHARLSFMDAFSGYNQIRMAPEDQRHTAFITNLGAYFYKVMPFGLKNAGATYQRTINKIFAQQIGRNLEVYVDDMIVKSRVSRDHLTDLSETFATLRNCGLRLNPAKCAFGVSTGKFLGFIVHERGIDVNPEKVQAILDMQAPWTIKDLQRLNGRLAALSRFLSRSGDRCLAFFRAIRDPKNFQWTPQCGEAFRQVQQHLANLLRLTSVTAGEELGVYLAASQHVVSSVLIKTAGQQLPVYYTSHVLSGPEERYPPIEKLALALVLAARKLRPYFQAHPIKVITDQPLSQVLSKFDVAGRLLKWSVELGEFDIHYTPRTAIKAQALADFISELAHPEGWPSSELGGTWVLQVDGSSASTGAGAGLVLSAPDGQTFERSLRFGFHATNNEAEYEALLAGLRLSREMQVDAIKVLTDSQLVTEQLNGGYVAREPTMAKYVAEVKNLASCFAHFTISRVPRHQNDRADELAKLASKRPPGTTHGIEELPSPSIPIACVSVADSRATWVGDMLRYKRDGTLPTDEAAARRIRRNHAWYSEANGRLYKRSFSHPLLRCLEPEEAATVLAEVHEGICGEHIAGRTLACKILR; translated from the coding sequence ATGGTGCAAACTATTGTCCCCCTTGTCTCCCGTCCATCTCGGCCCCCGGGCCCCCAACTGTTGTACCAACAGGGGGTCCCTAGTCAAGCTCCCACCCCCCCTCGAGAGCCCCCCGCTTCGCCTCGGGTGCCGCTATCTCAGCCCCGAGAGCAGGCGGCGATCTGCCCGGAAGGCCATTCGGAACCAGAGGCACTATCCTCGAACTCTGCAGTATCCCTCCGCGCTCAGTTGCGCCTCGTCAACCAGCGGCTTGACAATGTGCAAAGGGAAATCCGTGCCGGGCCACCAGGGGAGCCCACGGAAGGCCCGCATCAGGGGTCGCCGTTCGTGCCGAAGATACTGGAACACGCCATTCCCCCAGGCTTCCGACTCCCCCCCCTGGACGCTTATGACGGCTCCGTCGACCCGGCCGACCACACGGCGGCCTTCCGCGCGCAGATGTCGTTGTACGGGACCTCCGACGCCTTGATGAGCAGGGCATTCCCCACCACGTTGAGAGGGCCGGCCCTCGCGTGGTACGGAGGCTTGAAGACTGCGACGATCGCctcattcgaccagctcgccaaggacttcgagctccacttcatagCTAGCGCTCGCCCGAAGCCCTCCATGGCGTTCCTCCTCGGGCTTACCCagaaggaggatgagcccctctcccttTACGTAAATCGCTTTGCTACAAGGATCCGGGAACTCCCGGACGCTCACCCTTCACTGTTAATGCAGGCGTTCGTAACAGGCCTGCGTCCCTCCCGACtcttctggtctctcgtggagCGACCTCCTACctcggtccccgagatgctccagcgcgcgAACCAGTTCGTGGAAGTCGAAGCCTGGACGGGGGGGAAACGGCAGGAACACAAGAGGGAAAGACCAGAACTGGCTCAGGGACAGCTCCCTCCCAGACGCAAGCTCCACCAACCCGATCCTCCCCTGCTGAGACCCCTCCCGCTCCCAACGAGTGCATCCCGGACGGAAATTTTTCTCCAGATCAGGGAAAGGGGAATGCTCAAAACCCCTTACCCGATGAACAACCCGCGAGAGCTGGCCGATCGGTCCAAGTACTGCCGCTTCCACCGCCAAAACGGACATGACACTGAAGAATGCCGCGAGCTCTCGCGGCAAATCTACAAACTCCGCCGGGAGGGGCGCCTCGACCCCCACGTTCAGAAAGGCAACATCCCCCCGCCTTGCCCAGACGGTCCGACCGAGCGCCTAATCAACGTCATCACTGGCGGCCCAGCATCCGGAGGGGATAGCATGTCTGGAAGGAAGGCCTACGCCCGCTCGGCCAGGGACGAGGGTCCCCATGGAACCCCTGACCCCCGGGTCGCATTTCCCCCCGAAGACGCCGAACGACTGGAGCACGATGACGCGCTAGTAATAACCGCCAGAATCGCCAATGCCCAGGTAAGAAGAATTATGATTGACACAGGAAGCTCGGCGGATATACTATTCcacgacgccttccagaagctgggaCTTACGAAGCAAGCCCTGAAACCAGTCCGCTCGGACCTCACCGGGTTCACCGGCAACTCGGTTTCGCCATTGGGATCTGTCACACTACCTCTGACGCTGGGGACACCGCCCAAGACTAAAACGGTGATGTCGACCTTTCTGATAGTAGATCTTTCTACAGCGTACAATGCCATCCTCGGCCGACCTTCCCTCAACAAAAGCAGGGCCCTGGTCTCCACTTACCATCAGACAGTGAAATTCCCGACTCACGCGGGAACTGGAGAGGTCTGGGGAAGCCCTCGGGAATCCAGGCGATGCTACCTGACGGCGGTCTCCCTACACAATAGGCCAAAAACCGAAGCACCCCTGGACGATCCCAGAGAAATGAAACGGCCAAATCCACATCCCGAGCCATCGGCCCCAACCTACGACGTGTCACTGAAAAAGGGACGCCCGGACCGAACCATTAAGGTCGGGACTGACCTACCCCTGGACGAGCGGGAACAACTCGTCGGCCTCTTGCAAGAGAACGCCGACGTCTTTGCTTGGTCGCCATCCGACGTAGCAGGCGTGGACCCAAAGGCAGCCCAACATCACCTCAACATATCGCCTGATGCCCGCCCGGTGAAACAAAGGCCGCGACCCCAGGCCCCGGACAGGCAACAAGCCATCCGCGAAGAGGTAGAACGGCTCCTAGCGGCCGGCTTTATAGAAGAGGTCAAGTACCCAcagtggctatccaatgtagttctGGTAAAAAAGCATAATGGGAGCTGGcgaatgtgtgttgactacaccagtcttaaTCAGGCATGCccaaaagactgctacccccttccAAGGATTGATCAGCTCGTGGATGCAACCGCAGGGCACGCCCGACTCtcattcatggacgccttctccggatATAATCAGATCCGAATGGCGCCTGAGGATCAGAGACACACAGCCTTCATCACCAACCTCGGGGCATACTTTTACAAAGTGATGCCGTTCGGGCTAAAGAACGCGGGCGCAACTTATCAGAGGACCATCAACAAGATATTCGCCCAACAAATAGGGCGAAACCTAGAGGTctatgtggacgacatgattgtaaaaagccgGGTCTCGCGAGATCACCTAACGGACCTATCAGAAACATTCGCCACACTCCGAAACTGCGGCCTTCGGCTCAACCCCGCAAAGTGCGCCTTCGGCGTTAGTACAGgaaagttcctcggattcatTGTACATGAAAGAGGGATCGACGtcaacccggaaaaggtccagGCGATCCTCGACATGCAGGCCCCTTggacgatcaaagacctacaGCGACTAAACGGACGACTGGCCGCCCTATCCCGATTCTTGTCCCGGTCGGGTGATCGCTGCCTCGCCTTCTTCCGTGCAATAAGAGACCCGAAGAATTTCCAATGGACGCCCCAGTGTGGGGAAGCTTTCCGACAGGTCCAGCAACATTTAGCCAACCTTCTGCGCCTCACTTCAGTCACTGCTGGAGAAGAGCTCGGCGTTTACCTAGCTGCCTCACAGCACGTAGTCAGCTCGGTCCTCATCAAGACAGCCGGCCAACAGCTCCCTGTCTACTACACCAGTCATGTCCTGAGCGGGCCCGAGGAGCGATATCCTCCAATCGAGAAGCTCGCCCTCGCGCTCGTGCTGGCGGCCCGAAAGttacgcccctacttccaagctcatccgatcaaggtaatcaccgaccaacctctcAGTCAAGTACTGTCCAAATTCGATGTCGCAGGGCGACTCCTCAAGTGGTCGGTCGAGCTCGGAGAGTTCGACATCCACTACacgcccaggaccgccatcaaagcacaaGCACTGGCCGACTTCATCTCAGAGCTCGCCCATCCCGAAGGGTGGCCCTCTAGTGAACTAGGCGGAACGTGGGTCCTACAGGTGGACGGCTCGTCCGCTTCAACCGGGGCAGGCGCAGGACTGGTGCTGTCGGCCCCCGATGGGCAgacgttcgagcgttccctccgcttcgggttccatgccaccaacaatgaagccgaGTACGAGGCACTCCTGGCGGGGCTCAGACTATCCCGCGAGATGCAGGTCGACGCCATCAAAGTCCTCACCGATTCGCAACTAGTGACCGAGCAACTTAACGGCGGATATGTGGCCAGAGAACCCACCATGGCAAAGTACGTAGCGGAGGTAAAAAACTTAGCCTCCTGTTTCGCACACTTCACGATATCCAGGGTGCCAAGACATCAGAACGACCGTGCCGATGAGCTGGCCAAGCTAGCCTCGAAGCGACCTCCGGGCACCACCCACGGTATCGAGGAGCTTCCCTCCCCCTCTATCCCGATCGCGTGTGTTTCGGTGGCCGACTCCCGAGCCACCTGGGTAGGGGACATGCTGCGCTACAAACGCGACGGGACCCTCCCCACCGACGAAGCCGCAGCTCGACGTATTCGCCGAAATCATGCATGGTACTCCGAAGCGAACGGGCGGCTATACAAGCGGTCTTTCTCCCACCCTCTTCTGCGGTGCCTCGAGCCAGAAGAGGCGGCGACTGTCTTGGCCGAGGTCCACGAAGGGATTTGTGGAGAGCACATCGCCGGCCGAACCCTGGCCTGCAAAATTCTCCGCTAA